In a single window of the Aminomonas paucivorans DSM 12260 genome:
- a CDS encoding HesA/MoeB/ThiF family protein, translated as MEMRDLWARGEERDGVVLVPLGAVREAARCWGVSPREAEIRVLEAGACPARYERNLGTLGREGQLRLLRSAVAVAGCGGLGGYLAELLARAGVGRLVLADGDVFGESNLNRQLCCTEADLGRPKVRVAAERVGRVNGAVEVRVLEAYVDEAGADAFLEGCDLAVDGLDNQTARRVLHRACGRRGIPFVHGAIGGFWAQVAVFRPGEPSLWDLWGDGPDRGVELRTGNPPFTPALAAAVQAAEAVKLLTGVGTPLRGTLLWFDLAEGTSQPLRYAPESGSPGATRS; from the coding sequence ATGGAGATGCGGGATCTGTGGGCCCGGGGGGAAGAGCGGGACGGGGTGGTCCTGGTCCCCCTGGGGGCGGTGCGGGAAGCGGCTCGGTGCTGGGGGGTGTCGCCTCGGGAGGCGGAGATCCGGGTCCTGGAGGCGGGGGCCTGCCCCGCCCGGTACGAGCGGAACCTGGGGACCCTGGGGCGGGAGGGGCAGCTTCGCCTGCTTCGGTCCGCCGTGGCCGTGGCGGGGTGCGGCGGCCTGGGGGGTTACCTGGCGGAGCTGCTGGCTCGGGCGGGGGTGGGGCGGCTCGTCCTGGCGGACGGGGATGTCTTCGGGGAGAGCAACCTGAACCGGCAGCTCTGCTGCACCGAGGCGGACCTGGGGCGCCCCAAGGTCCGGGTGGCGGCGGAGCGGGTGGGGCGGGTCAACGGGGCGGTGGAGGTCCGGGTCCTGGAGGCCTACGTGGACGAGGCGGGAGCCGATGCCTTCCTGGAGGGCTGCGATCTGGCGGTGGACGGCCTGGACAACCAGACCGCCCGCAGGGTCCTGCATCGGGCCTGCGGGCGGCGGGGGATCCCCTTCGTCCACGGGGCCATCGGGGGGTTCTGGGCCCAGGTGGCGGTGTTCCGTCCCGGGGAGCCCTCCCTCTGGGATCTCTGGGGGGACGGTCCCGACCGGGGGGTGGAACTGCGGACGGGCAACCCCCCCTTCACCCCCGCCCTGGCCGCGGCGGTGCAGGCGGCGGAGGCGGTGAAGCTCCTGACGGGAGTCGGGACTCCCTTGCGGGGAACCCTGCTCTGGTTCGATCTGGCGGAGGGGACCAGCCAGCCTCTGCGGTACGCCCCGGAGAGCGGAAGCCCCGGGGCTACCCGAAGCTGA
- a CDS encoding DUF1847 domain-containing protein: MRCDRCTDHPCSTGNPCVPSDPEKAYLDREERRILQAAGEVESRFYGDLCRFDEVVEFARVLGVHHLGIAFCVGLFQEAVWAAEILEKEFRLTTVCCKTGGLLKEDLEVPSSQKVGAVSCNPVEQARILEEAGTELNLMMGLCVGHDALFLRHSKAWTVPLVVKDRRLGHNPVAALTCPYIRRKLGREESRP, translated from the coding sequence GGACCCGGAGAAGGCCTACCTGGACCGGGAGGAGAGACGGATCCTCCAGGCGGCGGGGGAGGTGGAGTCCCGTTTCTACGGGGACCTGTGCCGCTTCGACGAGGTTGTGGAGTTCGCCCGGGTTCTGGGGGTCCACCACCTGGGGATCGCCTTCTGCGTGGGCCTGTTCCAGGAAGCCGTCTGGGCGGCGGAGATCCTGGAGAAGGAGTTCCGCCTCACCACGGTGTGCTGCAAGACCGGGGGCCTCCTGAAGGAGGACCTGGAGGTGCCCTCCAGCCAGAAGGTGGGGGCGGTGTCCTGCAACCCCGTCGAACAGGCCCGCATTCTGGAGGAGGCGGGGACGGAGCTGAACCTGATGATGGGGCTCTGCGTGGGGCACGACGCCCTGTTCCTTCGTCACTCCAAGGCCTGGACGGTGCCCCTGGTGGTGAAGGACCGGAGGCTGGGACACAACCCCGTGGCGGCCCTCACCTGCCCCTACATCCGGCGCAAGCTGGGACGGGAGGAAAGCCGTCCCTGA
- a CDS encoding type II toxin-antitoxin system HicB family antitoxin, which produces MKRPERYAYPAVFTTDGSGWEVVFPDLENCFTAAESLEEAILEAEGVLEDCLYFREVQKDLIPPPTPLGRLAAPEGGLVQLVVADMPPVRRAWSRKAVKKTLTIPAWMEEELKKRDDVNVSAILQEALQQKLNLRAPVL; this is translated from the coding sequence GTGAAGCGACCGGAGCGTTATGCCTATCCTGCGGTCTTCACCACCGACGGAAGCGGGTGGGAGGTGGTTTTCCCGGATCTGGAAAACTGCTTCACCGCAGCGGAAAGCCTGGAGGAGGCCATCCTGGAGGCGGAGGGAGTCCTGGAGGACTGCCTGTACTTCCGGGAAGTCCAGAAAGACCTCATCCCCCCGCCGACTCCCCTGGGGAGGCTTGCTGCGCCGGAAGGAGGACTCGTGCAGCTTGTGGTGGCGGATATGCCCCCGGTCAGGCGAGCCTGGAGCCGGAAGGCTGTCAAAAAGACCCTCACCATTCCGGCCTGGATGGAAGAGGAACTGAAAAAACGCGACGATGTCAACGTCTCTGCGATCCTCCAGGAGGCGCTTCAGCAGAAGCTCAACCTCCGAGCTCCCGTCCTCTGA
- a CDS encoding sensor domain-containing diguanylate cyclase yields the protein MTRDHDYKDILDHLLNAVYTTDGTRTITYWNHAAEQLTGFRAEEVLGHPCSEDILMHVDGEGNSLCRNLCPLAASIADGKVRETLVYLHHKDGHRVPVQVRTAPLRNGAGEVVGGVEIFEDATNHITREDRLSILERMAYLDPLTQTGNRRYLEDTLKDWTEEFQGNGWPFGVLFFDIDHFKNVNDRYGHATGDQVLAMVARTIQGNLRNWDVVGRWGGEEFLVLCKNVDAPTLKEVAERLRLLVEASTCRGEDGSDVQVTVSCGVTLAEFQDSPELLVSRADRLLYRSKQEGRNRVSFG from the coding sequence ATGACGAGGGACCACGACTACAAGGACATCCTGGACCACCTGCTGAACGCGGTGTACACCACCGACGGCACCCGGACCATCACCTACTGGAACCACGCCGCGGAACAGCTCACGGGCTTTCGCGCCGAGGAGGTCCTGGGGCATCCCTGTTCCGAGGACATCCTGATGCACGTGGACGGGGAGGGGAACAGCCTCTGCCGCAACCTGTGCCCCCTGGCGGCCTCCATCGCCGACGGGAAGGTCCGGGAAACCCTGGTGTACCTGCACCACAAGGACGGACACCGGGTCCCGGTGCAGGTGCGCACCGCTCCCCTGCGGAACGGGGCGGGGGAAGTGGTGGGAGGGGTGGAGATCTTCGAGGACGCCACCAACCACATCACCCGGGAAGACCGACTCTCCATCCTGGAGCGGATGGCCTACCTGGACCCCCTCACCCAGACGGGAAATCGGCGCTACCTGGAGGACACCCTGAAGGACTGGACGGAGGAGTTTCAGGGAAACGGCTGGCCCTTCGGGGTGCTGTTCTTCGACATCGACCACTTCAAGAACGTCAACGACCGGTACGGACATGCCACGGGGGACCAGGTGCTGGCCATGGTAGCCCGGACGATCCAGGGAAATCTTCGGAACTGGGACGTGGTGGGACGATGGGGAGGAGAGGAGTTCCTGGTGCTCTGCAAGAACGTGGACGCCCCCACCCTCAAGGAGGTGGCGGAACGACTGCGCCTCCTGGTGGAGGCCTCCACCTGCCGGGGAGAGGACGGTTCGGACGTGCAGGTCACCGTCTCCTGCGGGGTCACCCTGGCGGAGTTCCAGGACTCCCCGGAACTGCTGGTCTCCCGGGCGGACAGGCTTCTGTACCGCAGCAAACAGGAGGGGCGGAACCGGGTCAGCTTCGGGTAG
- the mnmA gene encoding tRNA 2-thiouridine(34) synthase MnmA yields the protein MTETPCLLLASGGVDSCAAAVLLRREGYLPTLVTLLLLPGDTPEGPGPGRARRAAERLDLPHRILDLREPFAREVVAPFREAYLRGRTPNPCADCNGRIKFRAALAAAETLLGADVPVATGHYARILREGGRATLARGRDGKRDQSYFLAGLPSSLLSRLLFPLGDLSKEDARRLAREAGLEAAETPDSMELCFVPGGDYRKLLGPEAFREGPVVDPSGRVLGTHEGVGNFTRGQRKGLGVSSPEPLYVREVDGGRNRVTVDRREALLTHLVRGGGVNVLIPEALRGKTKLFGKVRSQGEPGPCSLESWDGAFLTVRFHQPQFAPAPGQRLVLYDGQGRVVAGSTLELLMPL from the coding sequence GTGACCGAAACCCCCTGTCTCCTTCTGGCCAGCGGCGGCGTGGACAGCTGCGCCGCGGCGGTGCTTCTCCGTCGGGAGGGCTACCTCCCCACCCTGGTGACCCTGCTGCTCCTCCCGGGGGACACCCCGGAAGGTCCCGGACCGGGACGCGCCCGAAGGGCGGCGGAGAGGCTGGACCTTCCCCATCGGATCCTGGACCTGCGGGAGCCCTTCGCCCGGGAGGTGGTGGCTCCCTTTCGGGAGGCCTACCTCCGGGGACGCACCCCCAATCCCTGCGCGGACTGCAACGGGCGCATCAAGTTCCGTGCCGCCCTAGCGGCCGCAGAGACGCTCCTGGGAGCGGACGTCCCCGTGGCCACGGGGCACTACGCCCGCATCCTCCGGGAGGGGGGACGGGCCACCCTGGCCCGGGGGCGGGACGGCAAGCGGGACCAGAGCTACTTCCTGGCGGGGCTCCCCTCGTCCCTGCTTTCCCGGCTGCTCTTCCCCCTGGGGGACCTGTCCAAGGAGGATGCCCGCCGCCTGGCCCGGGAGGCGGGGCTGGAGGCGGCGGAGACTCCCGACAGCATGGAGCTCTGCTTCGTCCCGGGGGGAGACTACCGGAAGCTCCTGGGTCCGGAGGCGTTTCGGGAAGGCCCCGTGGTGGACCCGTCGGGACGGGTCCTGGGGACCCACGAAGGGGTGGGGAACTTCACCCGGGGACAGCGGAAGGGGTTGGGGGTCTCCTCACCGGAGCCCCTGTACGTGCGGGAGGTCGACGGGGGGAGGAACAGGGTGACGGTGGACCGGAGGGAGGCCCTTCTGACGCATCTGGTCCGGGGAGGGGGCGTGAACGTCCTGATCCCGGAGGCCCTGAGGGGAAAGACGAAGCTCTTCGGCAAGGTGCGCTCCCAGGGCGAGCCCGGCCCCTGTTCCCTGGAGTCCTGGGACGGGGCCTTCCTGACGGTGCGCTTCCATCAGCCCCAATTCGCCCCCGCGCCGGGGCAAAGGCTCGTGCTCTACGACGGACAGGGTCGGGTCGTGGCGGGCAGCACCCTGGAACTTCTGATGCCCCTATGA